Sequence from the Pararhizobium gei genome:
TGACGGAATGCTCGGGTTGAAGCTCCCGACAAATTGCCCGTTTTCAAGCACGCCCGGATAGGCCGCAATGATGTTGCGCGTCGCAGAGATCGCCGCCTCCGGCGCGTGGGCGACCGAGGCCAATGGCGCCCAGGGGGCAACAGTGCCGTCATCCGGCCCGAGTGGCGCTCCCCGCGCCGCATAACCTGAAAAATCCTGCCGCCTGCCGTCATAAAGGCGGCGCGGTCGTAGCGGCCCGTCACAAGCCGTCAGTCCCCAAAGATTCGGCCCATAACCGGCAAAACGTCCGGGATTTCGGATCGCATACGCCCTTTGAACCGAGATGGCCCGGCAGGTGTTCTCGAAATAATCGGTCTGCTTTTGCCTCATGGGCGCGTCGCGAATGCCACGAAAATCGATCCAGGCCTGCGAAAACAGGTGCGTGAACAGGGGACCGGCATAAAGGAATGGCCGATCATCCACCGTCATCCAGTCGAAATGACGCGTAAACGCATCATAGCTTTCCTTGCCGATCGGAAAGGACGGCGAAGCGAGCGCCAAAACATAGAGAATGTGCGCCTCGCTGTAACACGTCCAGTGGTAGGGCAAAAATCCACTACGGGGCTTCCAGGCCAGCCACAGGGCTCCCTGCCCATCCGCCGCCCAGGCCCAGTTTGCGCGCGCGTAAAGCATGGCGGCAAGCGAGCGGATTTCCGCCTCAACCGGATCGTTCTCTTCAAAATAAGCTGCGGCTGTCAGCATGCCGGCAATCAGGATGGCGCTGTCGATCAGCGACAACTCGCTGCGCCAGGCGCGGGCTCCCGTCCTCATGTCGAGAAAATGATAGTAGAGGCCCTTGTATCCCGTTGCGTCGCGGTCGCGACTTTGTGGGCTTTGCGCAAAAAATCTCAAGGTGGAAAGCGCTCGTCCCGCTGCATCTGTGCGCGAGATCCAGTGTCGTTCGACCCCGGCCGCATAAGCCGACAGGCCAAACCCCGTGGCGGCGATGCTACAGGGCGAACCCGGCTGGGAGGTGTCGGCAATCAGCCCATTGTCCGGGTTCGCGTGGTCCAGAAAGTATTCGAATGCGGCTTTCTGGAGCCGGTCGATGAGCGCAGTATCGCTATCATTCTTCAGAAGCATTCCGTCAATCACTCCCATGGCGCGAGTCGAACACAGCCGGCCTTCGGGTGCAAATCACCGATTGTTGAACTTCAACGCCTGCAAAATCATCGCCCCTGAGCTAAGCTGTGTTACAGTTTTCTTGTTTTCCGCGACAGGAAGCCGTGATTGGACAGCTCTAATGTTCACAACACTCGCTCTGCTCTTTGCTCTGTCCGGCACGGCTGCGGCTTCCGTGGCGGCTGGTCCGGAAGTCGATGTGGCACTGGTGCTCGCCGTCGACATGTCCGGCTCCATGGATCTCGATGAAGCGCGGGTTCAGCGCACGGGGTATGTCGAGGCGTTGCGCCATCCCGACTTTGTCAACGCGGTCACGGCCGGTCTCAACGGCCGTATTGCCATCAGTTATTTCGAATGGGCTGGCAGCGTCAACGAGACATCCCTGGCGGGTTGGCATGTCATCGAAAAGAAAAGCGATGCAGACGCATTCGCCGATCTGCTTGCCGAGCGACCGGTCTACACGCGCCGCGGAACATCGATCTCGAATGCGATCGCCTTCGCATCCAAACTTTTGGATGCCGGTGCCCCCACCGCCATGCGGAGGGTGATCGATGTGTCAGGCGACGGACCGAACAATCTGGGGCCGCCGGTGTACCCGGCACGGGAGAAGGCCGTCGCCAAGGGCATCGTGATCAACGGTCTTGCCATCCTCATCCGGCCATCGGGCAGCGCCGGGCCACTCGACCGGTATTACGCCGATTGCGTGATCGGCGGTCCGGGCTCCTTCGTCCTGCCGGTTCATCGTGCCGAAGATTTCTCGGTAGCAATCCGGCAGAAGCTGGTGATGGAAATCAGTGGCGCGCCCGCCGCGGAACGCGTCGTACCCGTTCAAGCGGCACCGCCGACGGATTGTCTGATCGGTGAAAAACTGCGTCCGAATTTTCTGGAGCGGTAGCGCTCAAGCGAGCAACAAAACAGCGTTTAGGTGCCAAAGGCAGTGGACGGAGCGACTGTTGTTCAACCCGGCGCAAAGGCGGACAGTGCACCTGAATAGGGCTTCGCGAGGGGTGCCGCATAGGATCCGCGCTTGCTGGTCGTCAACCGCTGCGCAACCAGCGCCTCCGCCTGCTTGACCGCCGCCGAGACGCCATCGATGACTGGGACACCATATTCCTGCTGCAGCGCATAGGCGAGATCGGCCATGCCGGCACAGCCGAGCACGATGGCCTCGGCCCGATCTTCAGCAAGAGCAAGCTCGATCTGCCTGCGGAGCTTGCCAATCGCCCCGGAGGCCGGGTCTTCAAGTTCGAGGACCGGAATATCCGCCGCCCGGACGATGGCTCTGCCGCCGAAACCATAGTGCCGCGACAGGTTCTCGAGCAAAACCCGGGACCGTTCGAGGGTGGTCACAACGGTGAACCTCTGGGCGAGAAATCCGGCCGTCACCAGGGCGCATTCACAGAGCCCGAGCACGGGGAAGCCCGCAAGCGATCGCGCGGCATCGAGCCCGGTGTCGTCGAAACAGGCGATCACAGCGGCCTGTACTCCCTCTGCCTCGCCTTTTTTGATCTCGGCCAGCAACCCCGGCAGAGCCAGTGCACCGTCATAATGCCCCTCTATCGACGCCGGCCCCATTTGCGCGGTCGCAGCAATGATTTCGGTACCTGCTCCCGCGACGGCACGCGCGGCATCTGCCGCCTTGTCCGTCATGGACCGGGTGGTGTTGGGGTTGACGACAAGAATGCGCATTGCGGGATCAGATCACTTTCGCTTGCCTGCGGCGCATCACAAGAATGATGGCAAGCGCAAACAGGATGATGGAGAAGGAGAACAGCGTCGTCACCGTACCCAGAGCGTAGAGCACCGGCGTCGTCACATTGGTCGTCATGCCGTAGATTTCGAGCGGCAGCGTGTTGTAGGTGCCGGATGTCATCAGTGTCCGGGCAAACTCGTCATAGGAAAGCGTGAAGCCGAACAGGCCGACGCCGATGAGGCTGGGTGCAATCATGGGCAGAAGAACGTGGCGGAACGTCTGCCAGGACGTCGCGCCCAGATCCCGCGCCGCTTCCTCATAGGACGGCGAGAAGCGATTGAAGACGGCAAACATGATCAACACACCGAAGGGCAGCGTCCAAGTGAGATGCGCTCCAAAAGCCGAAGAATACCAGGCAGGCTTCAGGCCGAGCTGCTGGAAGACGACGCCGATGCCCAGCGAAATGATGATAGAGGGAACCACGAGGCTTGCGACCGTGAGGTAGAACAGCGCCGTCGCCCCCTTGAACTTGCGGCGAAAGGCAAGACCGGCCAGCAGCGACACCACGACATTGACGACCATCACCATGACGCCGAGCGAGAAGGACCGTTTGAAGGAGGCCCCGAAATCGCCGACCGCCTGCTGTTCGAACAGATTGTAGAACCAGTGCACGGACACGCCGTTGAGCGGGAAGGTCAACCCTCCGTCAGGGCCCTGGAAGGAGAGAATGAGGACGGCTGAAAGAGGTCCGTAGAGGAACAGCACGAACAGAACGAAGAAGGCGGCCAGCACGTAGAATTCCAGGGTGCGTTTCTCGTGGCTCATCTCACAGCTCCTTGCGGATGTCGACGACGCGCAGGATGGCGGCGACCATCAGAAGCACGACGATCAGAAGCACGACGGCGTTGGCGGCCGCGGCCGGATATTGCAGAAGCGACATCTGGTTCTTCATCATCAGCGCCACCGAGGCGCTCTGACCGCCGGACATGACCTGCACCGTCGAGAAATCCGCCATGACCAGCGTCACCACGAAAATCGAGCCGATGGCGATCCCCGGCTTCGCCAGCGGCAGGATAACGTTCCAGAGGATCTGCCAGCCGCTGGCACCTGCGTCACGCGCCGCCTCGATCAGCGATTTGTCGATGCGCATCAGCGTGTTGAAGATCGGGGTCACCATGAACAGCGTGTTGAGATGCACCATGGCCAGCACCACGGCGAAATCGGAATAGAGCAGCCATTCGATCGGCGCCGGGATGATACCCATCTCGATCAGCGTCGTATTGACCAGACCATTGCGGCCGAGCACCGGTATCCAGGAGATCATCCGGATGATGTTCGACGTCAGGAACGGCACCGTGCAGACGAGAAACAACACCATCTGCATCGTCGTGGTGCGGATGTGGAAGGCGAGGAAATAGGCGACCCAGAAGCCGATCGCGAGCGTCAGCACCCAGACCATCGCCGTGTATTTCAGCGTGTTGAGATAGGTTTTCCAGGTAACCCAGGAACCAAGCGTCTCGGCATAGTTGAGCGTCAGGAAATCGGGATAGAGCCCGGCGAAATCATAGTCCCAGAAACTGACG
This genomic interval carries:
- a CDS encoding aspartate/glutamate racemase family protein: MRILVVNPNTTRSMTDKAADAARAVAGAGTEIIAATAQMGPASIEGHYDGALALPGLLAEIKKGEAEGVQAAVIACFDDTGLDAARSLAGFPVLGLCECALVTAGFLAQRFTVVTTLERSRVLLENLSRHYGFGGRAIVRAADIPVLELEDPASGAIGKLRRQIELALAEDRAEAIVLGCAGMADLAYALQQEYGVPVIDGVSAAVKQAEALVAQRLTTSKRGSYAAPLAKPYSGALSAFAPG
- a CDS encoding ABC transporter permease — protein: MSHEKRTLEFYVLAAFFVLFVLFLYGPLSAVLILSFQGPDGGLTFPLNGVSVHWFYNLFEQQAVGDFGASFKRSFSLGVMVMVVNVVVSLLAGLAFRRKFKGATALFYLTVASLVVPSIIISLGIGVVFQQLGLKPAWYSSAFGAHLTWTLPFGVLIMFAVFNRFSPSYEEAARDLGATSWQTFRHVLLPMIAPSLIGVGLFGFTLSYDEFARTLMTSGTYNTLPLEIYGMTTNVTTPVLYALGTVTTLFSFSIILFALAIILVMRRRQAKVI
- a CDS encoding DUF1194 domain-containing protein — encoded protein: MFTTLALLFALSGTAAASVAAGPEVDVALVLAVDMSGSMDLDEARVQRTGYVEALRHPDFVNAVTAGLNGRIAISYFEWAGSVNETSLAGWHVIEKKSDADAFADLLAERPVYTRRGTSISNAIAFASKLLDAGAPTAMRRVIDVSGDGPNNLGPPVYPAREKAVAKGIVINGLAILIRPSGSAGPLDRYYADCVIGGPGSFVLPVHRAEDFSVAIRQKLVMEISGAPAAERVVPVQAAPPTDCLIGEKLRPNFLER
- a CDS encoding glucoamylase family protein, with the translated sequence MLLKNDSDTALIDRLQKAAFEYFLDHANPDNGLIADTSQPGSPCSIAATGFGLSAYAAGVERHWISRTDAAGRALSTLRFFAQSPQSRDRDATGYKGLYYHFLDMRTGARAWRSELSLIDSAILIAGMLTAAAYFEENDPVEAEIRSLAAMLYARANWAWAADGQGALWLAWKPRSGFLPYHWTCYSEAHILYVLALASPSFPIGKESYDAFTRHFDWMTVDDRPFLYAGPLFTHLFSQAWIDFRGIRDAPMRQKQTDYFENTCRAISVQRAYAIRNPGRFAGYGPNLWGLTACDGPLRPRRLYDGRRQDFSGYAARGAPLGPDDGTVAPWAPLASVAHAPEAAISATRNIIAAYPGVLENGQFVGSFNPSIPSKTSEGWLNSRIIGLDQGLLVMMIENHRSGLFWRRMREHPVMARGLKVAGFSDGWL
- a CDS encoding ABC transporter permease yields the protein MQIEAAEKPAFAARIGKVAAQVASYIQAAPLILILGFFFLLPILMITVVSFWDYDFAGLYPDFLTLNYAETLGSWVTWKTYLNTLKYTAMVWVLTLAIGFWVAYFLAFHIRTTTMQMVLFLVCTVPFLTSNIIRMISWIPVLGRNGLVNTTLIEMGIIPAPIEWLLYSDFAVVLAMVHLNTLFMVTPIFNTLMRIDKSLIEAARDAGASGWQILWNVILPLAKPGIAIGSIFVVTLVMADFSTVQVMSGGQSASVALMMKNQMSLLQYPAAAANAVVLLIVVLLMVAAILRVVDIRKEL